The proteins below are encoded in one region of Roseovarius bejariae:
- a CDS encoding TRAP transporter permease — protein MTDNSGGKGPLSEAELQELVSSTDGGAREPAGTVGLMLAVIAVVWSLFQVLLASPISNYVLPGDLINNSRQIHLAFAIFLAFMAYPMFKSSPRSYVPIYDWVLALAGTFISLYGYFFYQKIVDNGGLADHTDKWFALVGLIILFEGARRALGPAMAIIATIFLAYVFFGSSDWIPEVIRWKGASLQKAMSHMWITSEGVFGIALGVSTKFVFLFVLFGALLDKAGAGNYFIKMAFGALGHLRGGPAKAAVVGSAATGLISGSSIANVVTTGTFTIPLMKRVGFSSEKGGAVEVASSVNGQIMPPVMGAAAFLMVEYVGISYVEVITHAFLPAAISYIALVYIVHLEAVKNNMPTLGDRVVSLGRTIGGMFVFFAGFAGLCYGVQYPVGWIVSMFPEGSGTVLSALLVLAYIALLWLAAGVPDLEPDDPNSEDVRLPVVGEIYKAGLYFLLPIIVLVYFLMIEQKSPGLSAFWATALLFVILITQRPLKAIFRGESDTANAMRAGLIDLLQGLIAGARNMIGIGLATATAGVIVGTVTLTGVGQVMANLVEFLSGGNLILMLVMVGLLSLILGMGLPTTANYIVVSSLMAGVVVELGAQSGLIVPLIAVHLFVFYFGIMADVTPPVGLASFAAAAVSGGDAIRTGFTAFFYSLRTVALPFVFIFNTNLLLIDVTWVQGIITFVVATIAILVFTAGTMGWFLTKSRIYESLALVLVAFALFRPDYFMDRIQPPFEMVEPANLEQALGAANPGDELRMVVSGPDFITGEPKDTTLVLTKKDGLDGAAMLQDYGLALMEEEGNVLLEEPMFGTPFSETMQGFDFYGDDPVVVQSVKAPASQWPQELIFIPALVLLGLIALLQRARMTKQANEGVPA, from the coding sequence ATGACAGATAATTCAGGCGGCAAAGGCCCGCTGAGCGAAGCCGAGCTACAGGAGCTTGTATCCTCAACTGATGGCGGGGCGCGGGAACCGGCAGGCACCGTGGGTTTGATGCTGGCGGTAATCGCCGTCGTCTGGTCGCTGTTTCAAGTGCTGTTGGCATCGCCCATATCGAATTACGTCCTGCCCGGCGACCTGATCAACAACTCGCGCCAGATTCACTTGGCCTTTGCGATCTTCCTGGCTTTCATGGCCTACCCGATGTTCAAATCCAGCCCGCGCAGCTATGTGCCGATCTACGACTGGGTTCTGGCGCTCGCGGGGACGTTCATCTCGCTTTATGGTTATTTCTTCTATCAAAAGATCGTCGACAACGGCGGGTTGGCCGATCACACCGATAAATGGTTTGCCTTGGTCGGGCTTATCATTCTGTTCGAGGGTGCGCGCCGCGCACTGGGCCCGGCCATGGCGATTATCGCGACGATATTTCTGGCCTATGTCTTTTTCGGCTCGTCCGACTGGATCCCCGAGGTTATCCGCTGGAAAGGGGCCAGCCTGCAAAAGGCGATGAGCCATATGTGGATCACCTCCGAGGGTGTGTTTGGCATCGCACTTGGGGTCTCGACCAAATTCGTTTTCTTGTTCGTGCTGTTCGGCGCACTTTTGGACAAGGCGGGCGCGGGCAACTATTTCATCAAGATGGCCTTTGGCGCGCTGGGCCACCTGCGCGGCGGCCCGGCCAAGGCCGCTGTCGTCGGCTCGGCGGCAACGGGCCTGATTTCCGGTTCTTCCATCGCCAATGTCGTGACCACCGGCACCTTTACCATCCCGCTGATGAAGCGGGTCGGCTTTTCCAGTGAAAAGGGTGGCGCGGTCGAGGTGGCCAGTTCGGTCAACGGGCAGATCATGCCACCAGTGATGGGCGCGGCGGCCTTCCTGATGGTGGAGTATGTCGGCATTTCCTATGTCGAGGTCATCACCCATGCCTTCCTGCCTGCCGCGATCAGCTATATCGCGCTGGTCTACATCGTTCACCTCGAAGCGGTGAAGAACAACATGCCCACGCTGGGCGACCGGGTGGTCAGCCTTGGCCGGACCATCGGTGGCATGTTCGTTTTTTTCGCGGGGTTCGCGGGGCTGTGCTATGGTGTGCAGTATCCCGTGGGCTGGATCGTGTCGATGTTCCCCGAAGGCTCGGGGACGGTGCTCTCGGCGCTTCTGGTGCTGGCCTATATCGCTCTCTTGTGGCTGGCGGCAGGCGTGCCTGATCTCGAACCCGACGACCCCAATTCCGAGGACGTGCGCCTGCCGGTGGTGGGCGAGATTTACAAGGCGGGGCTCTATTTCCTGCTGCCGATCATCGTGCTGGTCTACTTCCTGATGATCGAACAGAAATCCCCCGGCCTGTCGGCCTTCTGGGCCACCGCGCTTTTGTTCGTGATCCTGATCACGCAGCGACCTCTGAAGGCGATTTTCCGGGGTGAAAGCGATACGGCCAATGCCATGCGGGCAGGTCTGATCGACCTGCTTCAGGGTCTGATTGCGGGCGCGCGGAACATGATCGGCATCGGCCTTGCCACCGCCACGGCAGGTGTGATCGTGGGAACGGTGACACTGACCGGTGTGGGGCAGGTCATGGCCAACCTCGTGGAGTTCCTCTCGGGCGGCAATCTGATCCTGATGCTGGTCATGGTGGGCCTTCTCAGCCTCATCCTGGGCATGGGCCTGCCGACCACGGCCAACTATATCGTGGTCAGTTCGCTTATGGCGGGTGTGGTCGTGGAGCTGGGGGCGCAATCGGGGCTGATCGTGCCGCTGATCGCGGTGCACCTGTTCGTCTTCTACTTCGGCATCATGGCCGATGTGACACCGCCCGTGGGATTGGCCAGTTTTGCCGCCGCCGCCGTGTCGGGGGGCGATGCGATCCGAACCGGGTTTACCGCGTTCTTCTACAGCCTGCGCACGGTGGCCCTGCCGTTCGTGTTCATTTTCAATACCAACCTGTTGTTGATTGATGTGACTTGGGTGCAGGGGATCATAACCTTCGTGGTCGCGACAATTGCGATCCTTGTCTTTACTGCTGGCACGATGGGCTGGTTCCTGACAAAAAGCCGGATCTACGAAAGCCTTGCCTTGGTGTTGGTCGCCTTCGCGCTGTTCCGGCCCGATTACTTCATGGACCGTATCCAACCGCCCTTCGAGATGGTCGAACCGGCCAATCTGGAACAGGCGCTTGGCGCGGCCAATCCGGGTGATGAATTGCGCATGGTCGTCTCCGGCCCTGATTTCATTACTGGCGAGCCGAAGGATACGACACTGGTTCTGACTAAGAAGGACGGTCTGGATGGTGCTGCCATGTTGCAGGACTACGGGCTGGCCCTGATGGAAGAGGAGGGCAATGTCCTGCTTGAAGAGCCGATGTTCGGGACGCCATTCTCGGAGACGATGCAGGGGTTCGATTTCTACGGTGATGATCCTGTCGTGGTTCAGTCGGTCAAGGCCCCCGCGAGCCAATGGCCGCAGGAGTTGATCTTCATTCCCGCGCTCGTGCTTCTGGGGCTGATTGCCCTGCTTCAGCGCGCTCGCATGACCAAGCAAGCCAACGAAGGAGTACCCGCATGA